The Desulfonatronovibrio hydrogenovorans DSM 9292 genome includes a window with the following:
- a CDS encoding single-stranded DNA-binding protein, with translation MAGSMNKVILVGRLGQDPKLAYSASGLAVANFSLATDESYTDRDGNKVDKTEWHRIVVFGKQAELCSNYLSKGSLALVEGSLQTKKWQDQQGQDRYTTEIKAQRVQFMDSRGQGSYVPAPDQDNKKQSSQDREQMGPAFPSEAGGMDDAPF, from the coding sequence CCTGGTGGGCAGACTGGGACAGGACCCCAAGCTGGCCTATTCAGCCAGCGGTCTGGCTGTGGCCAATTTCAGCCTGGCCACTGATGAGTCCTATACCGACCGGGACGGAAACAAGGTGGACAAAACCGAATGGCACCGCATCGTGGTCTTTGGCAAGCAGGCTGAACTCTGCTCCAACTATCTTTCCAAGGGCAGTCTGGCTCTGGTGGAAGGGAGCCTGCAGACCAAAAAATGGCAGGACCAGCAGGGCCAGGACCGTTACACCACTGAGATCAAGGCCCAGCGGGTCCAGTTCATGGATTCCAGAGGCCAGGGCTCCTATGTTCCAGCCCCGGACCAGGACAATAAGAAACAGTCCTCCCAGGACCGGGAGCAGATGGGTCCGGCTTTTCCCTCGGAAGCAGGCGGCATGGATGATGCCCCGTTCTAA